The genomic stretch GCTGGTTGATCAAGGAGCTTATAATCATCTCATGGAGATCCCTGTCAAGTATTGGAGCAAGTCCaggtttaattattttcctAGAGTTGATACACTTGTAAACAACATGTGTGAGTGTTTTAGCTCTGTTATTGTAGAGGCTAGAGAGAAACCCATTGTGTCTATGCTAGAAGATATTAGGGTTTATCTAATGAATAGGTGGGCTGATAACTGACAAAGTATAGTTACATATGCTGGAGAAATTTtgccaaaaataaataagaaaattgaAAGAGAGTTTGATAAGGGTGGAGAGTGGTTGGCCATATATGCTGGTAGGGACAAGTATGAAGTGTCTAGCAGTCAGGGTAATAGAGCCAAGTTTGTTGTAGACTTAAACTTACATGAGTGCTCCTGTAGAAAGTTTTAACTAACAGGTTACCCTTGTGAGCATGCCATGAGTTGCATTAGGAAAATGTGTTTGGATGTTAAGAACTATGTGAACAAGTGTTATAGAAAAGAGACCTACGTGGACTGCTATCAACATGTAATCTACCCAGTGAATGGACCAAATCTCTGGTCCCAGACTGAGAATGATGATGTGCTGCCACCAGTGTTTAGGAAACCAATAGGGCGCCCAAAACTGAGCAGGAACAAGACTGGTGATGAGCCACACAACAATGGACCACTGGCTAAGTTATCCAGGACTGGACAACATCAAAAATGTTCATATTGTTTTGCACTTGGTTACAACAAAAGAACTTGCCTTAGAAAACATAAGATGGAGGCCTCAACAAAAAAGGTAAAGTTGTTGTCAATTTGAACACAATTCCTTATATGTGAATATTGATACTGTCAAATTAACTCAATTTGTTTTTACTGTTTATAGCATAATGCAACTCCACAAACCAAGAAAGGTGCTGGTACAACTAGGACTCCAAAACCCAGCAAGATCCCAGCCAAGACAACAACACAACCAGTAGCAAAACTTCAGCCAAAGAGAAAGAGCAACACACAAGTTGGAGGGAGCCAGGAATCACAAACATCTTCCAAGAGAGCTAGATGCAGCAGCAGCGCTAGTCAACCCCAGCCATCGACAGCAACAGTCACTAGCCCATCAAGGAGGTCCCTGAGATTCATGGCAAAAACACCACCTAGGGCCTGGAAGGCATTGGGATGAAGAACATAGTAGATTTTAGTGTTTACCTTCTGTTTTGTAATGAAAGTGTCAATGACCAAGGGATAATGTCCTTGTGATACTTTAGACACCCTACTTTAAGACTACTAGTTTCATGTTGATCTCTTTTGTGTTGTTATCTTTTCATGGTTATATTTAAGGCTTGTTTGGATATTGTTATAGTTAAGAGAAGCTACTTTAAGACTTCTCCATTATCTAATGATTTACATGAATTTTCAGCAGCATAGTTATGTGAATTGGCAAATTAAGCCTTTTATTTATTAGTAGATCAAACTAAAATAAACTTGTACAGAGCCAAATAATGTATGTCAAAATACAGGAACTCATAGCTTTTCATTTCACTCAAAAACTTGATAATGTTTACAGCAAATGTCTTTACACATACAACTTCCAAAAAATTTCAACTAACACATCACTGTTATCACCCTAATTGTATGTCAATTTTTTCAATCCCTAAACAATTGACGTTCCCTCCAAACTAGGGACAACAACagaaaagcaaacaaacaaaactGCTAACCCCCTAAACCTCAATTAAGTCGATCACATAGCAGCAGCTCAGCCATTGTCCATCCAAGAATTCCAATAGCAAGTGCCAATGCAAATTTCCTTTCAGCTTTCTACAGTTCTTGTTTCAACGAGCTCGCTTTGTTCTTCAATCTTTGAATTTGTGGATCTTGCCCTTCAGGCTCTGCCCAAGCAAAATAATTGCATCCTTCTTCTATCTGTTCTCAACCAAACCAACACGAACACACCAAACACTTCAGATCCTCCAAACACTAACACCCAATGTTATTTTCAAACAAGAGACAGAAAAGAGGAGACTCACTTGATAGTTGATGCAGCCCCAGAATCTTCTTCATGGGTTCTCTGCTGTAGATGAGGTCTGCAATACTGGTCTCTCTCCACAGAAGCATGTCCTCCTTCTCCCACGACTCTTCGTGCTGCTACGCGAACCTTGGAAAGATGACTGAGGAGCCATTCTCAGCAGACGAAGAACATCAATTTTGGGAATTAGAGTTTACTTATTGGACCggattttatttcatttttttttgtgcttctaaTTCCAACTGTTAACTTCACCCCAAACTACCAACTTTGCCACGTCGGATACGGCGTCAATAATTTGATACCCACTTAATGGCAGGACATGATTAATGcaaattaaaacttttttagATTAAAATAGGACAGTTTAAACGTTGGGGACTAAAACAGAATTCACCCCAAACGTAGGGGACCAAAATAGTACTTTACCCTATATAATCTCAATCAAAGTAAgacaataatatataaaagttacCACTTACAATTTTGTACCATGAAAAAGCTATTTGACGTTTTTTACTATTTTCAAATCATCTATTATTGAATTTGTGTCAAAAATAGCTgctaattcttttttttatatagatgACCAAATTGTCTGCAAGAAATTCATCAACCATCTTACTTCGGAGTCTTGTCTTAACAATTTTCATTACTGAAAAAAGCTCTTTCTGTTGTTGTTATAGACACTGGTAGAGTCAAAACAAGACGTATTAATCTATCAATCATGTGATAAgttcttaatttttttgtttttttcaacTTGTTGCACAATTCAGAAAGTGTACCAACGCCTTTCAAATGATTTGGTATATCATGCTGTTAATGTTGCAACTGAGATTTCAAAATATTTAGCTCATtagaaggaaagtcaaggggaTAAAACTTCTCTACTAACTTGCTAATTTCTTCAAtgttaaattatttgaaattgtCCTTAAGATCCAAAGTATAACTCAAAGTCAAAAGCTCTATTGTTTGCTCATTAAATCTACTATTCAACTCTTGTATTTAAGAGTCAATTGTAGCCAAGAATACATCTATTCGATAATGATGCTCAACTGGTACACTTGATTGACGAGATCGACCTCTTCCAAAAACATATTGTGCACTCGTATTAGGAACTTCAATTTCATGCTTTTCATAAAAATCTTTAACATTTGCAAGAAAATTGCACCATCCATCATCTCTTAATTGTTGAAGAAGTAACTTTGATATAGAAACAATATGCATTGCATTAAGAATATCTTGAGATTGTTGTTGCAGTGCTTGGCAAAAAACATTAGTGATTTCCATAATCTCTTTCATTAAGTGCAAAGTgaaaacaaattcaaatgaaaataatattttactaacaCTATAAGCCTCACCTCTTTGTTCATAAGTTGTCCCATCTTCAATGATATTATTGAGAACAATATATTGGTAGCAGTAAATATTTTTACCAAACTGCAAATAGAGTTAAAGTGAGAGCTCTATCGAGTATCCCCAACTCTTTGTAAAGTGCTTACTTGATTCAAACTGTTGCCTGTTTCTAATTCATTTTGAGCAGCCAAGTTTGTATTTTCAATTGCTTGAACTTCTTGTAATTGATAATGTCTTTTTGAAGAAGCACTAACAATAGTGAGAATAGAGTTTAATTGAgtaaaaaatttatgaatttgAAGTACCTCTCTTGAAGCTGCCACCAGTGCTAATTGTAACCTATGAGCAAAATAATGTATATAACATGCTTGTGGAGAATCTTTAAGAAACAAAGCTTGCAAACCGTTCTTCTCACCCCTCATGTTGCTAGCACCATCATACCCTTGACCCCTAATATTTTCAACTTGGAGATTATAATGAGAAATGACAGAAATCAATTCTTTCTTTAAAGTTATTGCACAAATATCAGTGACATGTATAAGATCAAATAATCTCTCTTTAACAAAATCATCTAGAGTAACAAATCTCAAAACAATGGCCATTTGCTTTTTTTTAGATTCATCTCTAGCttcatcaataataataaaaaatttggcaTCTCCAATCTCTTCACTAATTGAATTTCTCACCTTAATAGCAAGAATATCTAGAATTTCTTTTTGGACATTATTTGAAGTATACTTAGCATTTTTTGgaacatttttcaaaatatttttttcactcTTTTATTGTAAGATCTCAAAAATTTCAACAGTTTCAAAAAGTTACCTTTATTGCTTAAACTTTGGCTTTCATCATGTCCTCTATAGGCGCAACCTTGAAATAATGTCAACTATTTAATGCAATCTATAGATGCTCCTAGTCGAATTCGATTATTTTCAATCTCTTCTGATGTTTGCTTTTGAAGAAGTCTGTCGATATGTTGTGATTGTTTCATCAAATCATCACATGATTTTAGCGCCTTATGATGGAATAAGTTGGGACCTTTACCAATGTGATTCAAAATAGCACattcttttctattatttattttcttctaatttCTGAAACTATTCTCAATAAAAGCATTTGAACCCGTGTTGATTGAAGGTtccttagcaaaaagaaagcatgGAAAACAATATATGGCATCATCTTCTATAAAATATTCTAACCAAGATGGAAACAGTTTAAACCATTTTAAACCATGAAGCTTGAAAGTGACGATGATTTTTATCACCAAAAAATGGATAGTTATCAAGAATTGGTTGATTTGGCCCAACTTTAATATAAGCCCGACGAATTTTATCTCTTTAATTTGGAGGAAACTTCCAAATCATTGGTCGTATGCTAGGATCTCTTTCCAAATGAAAAACATCTAGTTGATTAGGAAGAAGTCGTGGATCCTTTGAGCTATTCAATGGAAAACTTAAAGTAATGAAATTTGATGACCCTTCAAGTATTGGAGTAATAATAGTAGAAGCATCTTCATTCCattgatctttttttttttaaaaaatgtattaATAGTTTTAAACTTATCCATAATTCAAATGGACAAATAAGatcttataattaaaaatatatttaacaaaaagtGTAAATTACAATCTaaatctttataaaatataaaaattatattttaattcaaaataagatattaaaattcAGAACAATAATACTAACATTGtagtataaataatataaaattataattaaatagttaactaataaaaaactaaatataCAAACTAACATATAATAACATAaacttaattaacaaataatagtaaattaagtaaataactaaatatataaaaaacataaaaaaatttggcaagactaacagaaaaataataaaaaaatattaaacaaaaaattgcAATGCtagattatataatttattcttatcCTTTCATCCTATAACGTAACATTTACTAGtccttaaaaaattataatattaaatacacTTCATTTGTTCAATTTTTGTATGACTATGTGTCTTTATTGTTAGTTCAATAATTttcttgaaataaaaaataataaaaatagaactttttttgaaaaagagaagtgAAGAATCACTTGTTgaacaactttttttttaatctgtaaaaaaaaagagtcaaagaggtagaagataagaagattaaagagataaagaaggagaagaatagaaaaatttgttacctgCTGCAAAGTGAAAGTGGAAAATTTGAGTGAATGAAGACATTGGGAGAAGAAAaaagatttatattttattttttaaataaagtgAACTATTGGGCTAAGTTTAAAACTATTATactttattaatattatataagaCTGGACcgtttttttttaatgaattaaagGGGCTCGGAAAGTGTACCGAAAAAAAgggttgaaaaataaaaaaaggggaacatgtctattattattatttttttaaacaaaaattaaaa from Arachis stenosperma cultivar V10309 chromosome 9, arast.V10309.gnm1.PFL2, whole genome shotgun sequence encodes the following:
- the LOC130949910 gene encoding uncharacterized protein LOC130949910; this translates as MAIVLRFVTLDDFVKERLFDLIHVTDICAITLKKELISVISHYNLQVENIRGQGYDGASNMRGEKNGLQALFLKDSPQACYIHYFAHRLQLALVAASREFGKNIYCYQYIVLNNIIEDGTTYEQRGEAYSVSKILFSFEFVFTLHLMKEIMEITNVFCQALQQQSQDILNAMHIVSISKLLLQQLRDDGWCNFLANVKDFYEKHEIEVPNTSAQYVFGRGRSRQSSVPVEHHYRIDVFLATIDS